In Myxosarcina sp. GI1, the genomic window AGTGGCAGTGCTGCTATCATTAGCATCTAAATCTAAAACTGGTGGATCGTTGACAGCAGTGACGTTGATGGTGGTTGTGGCAGTGTTGCTATTAGTTTCTCCGTCATTGACGACTACTGTAACCGTTCTAGGTGTGGTGCTGGGGTTGTCGGAGGTGTTGCTGAAGGTAACGGCACGAATGGCAGTTTGATAGTTAGCCAGAGTCGCACTACCAGTTAAAGTAACTGTTTGTGTCGCTGAATCGTAGCTACCAGTTATTCCCCCAGGGAGACTTCCTATTGCTAATAAGTCGCTAGCTTGAGGGTTGGTGAGGGTGATAACTGCAAATTCAATGTTGGTATCATCAGCATCGGTAATCGTCGTATCGATGTCGCCAATGCTTACACCAGCAGCATTTTCAGTATAGCTGGTGATGAAGTTAGCACCCGTAGCAGTACTGCTATTATTAGCATCTAAGTCTAAAACTGGAGTCTGATTAACTGTAGTAGTAACAGGAGTAGTGTAATTATTTATATAAACTGTATTGGCAGCTAAGGAAAAAAGTCTGGTTTGAGCATTGGCACCATTCTGTAAAGCACCTGCTTTATAAGTAAAGCTTTTTACCCCACCGAATTGAGCGGTTGCGATATTAGCAGTAACACTAGGATCGATTCCTGCTACAACAGCATTAGTTTTAGCCTCAAAACGGGTTGTTTCTGTAGCAGCAGTATAAGTAGTTGTAAGATTGCTACCGGTCTCGACAGTATAGGCAGAAATATTGCTTAACTCTACATATTCTCTAATGGCAACATTATCACCATCGACATCAATTGGGCTTAATAAAAAGTCGTTAACCGTTGTCTGAGTAGTTGTACCGCTTTTGACGAAGCTAAAGGCAAAATCAACACTAGCATTGGCAGCGTTTGCTGGTACATTGACCTCTGGTTGAAAGGCTGCTGCCGTACCATTAGCAGTAGAATCGATCGCATTCAAAGTCGCACCGCCATTAAAGGCAGTAACGGTAACCAAGGCATCGACACCAGTTATAACATTTGAAAAGCGATAAACCGCTCCTGGTTGAAGATTTGTTCCCGATACCAGAGTCGGATTTTGAAAATTTAGAGAAGTAGGAAGATTTAAGGTAAGGCGAGCGCTGTTAAAAGTTCCATTATTTGAGGCGGGAACGGTGTCGGCAATTCTCAGTGTCCAAGTTCCTTGAGCTGACTTACCATTAAAAGCTGAAAAAGGATTGGAGGGTGCAGCAATACGATCGGCACTGTAAATAGGGGCGGCAATAGTATCTGTATTACCGTCATTAATTGGGTTTGCCGAACCGTCTTGTAACAGAAGGTCGTAGTTGGTGTTAGCATCACTACCATTAGTAACTGCTGTAACCGTAGTACCATCTGGAGACGTTAAGGTGAAAAGAAGATCTCCCCTTCTAGCATGAGTGACATTTAGACCTAAAGTAAGGTTGCTAACGGTAACGTTGTTAGTAATGTTAAAGGTTCT contains:
- a CDS encoding DUF4347 domain-containing protein is translated as MNLSRATFITTDVNMLPTKTKLVFIDSQVENYQALAAGLVPEAEVIILSEKRDGIVQISEALSQRQQIAEVHLVSHGSPGCLYLGNTQLSLDTLDKYREDLKTCFSSYSLRSTLYSLLIYGCNVAAGDAGEEFIAKLHDITSAEIAASTTRTGNAAKGGNWNLEYRTANISAENAFSLQTQNSYAGILAYILIDNKTSGTISGTTTTTNPLVRTFNITNNVTVSNLTLGLNVTHARRGDLLFTLTSPDGTTVTAVTNGSDANTNYDLLLQDGSANPINDGNTDTIAAPIYSADRIAAPSNPFSAFNGKSAQGTWTLRIADTVPASNNGTFNSARLTLNLPTSLNFQNPTLVSGTNLQPGAVYRFSNVITGVDALVTVTAFNGGATLNAIDSTANGTAAAFQPEVNVPANAANASVDFAFSFVKSGTTTQTTVNDFLLSPIDVDGDNVAIREYVELSNISAYTVETGSNLTTTYTAATETTRFEAKTNAVVAGIDPSVTANIATAQFGGVKSFTYKAGALQNGANAQTRLFSLAANTVYINNYTTPVTTTVNQTPVLDLDANNSSTATGANFITSYTENAAGVSIGDIDTTITDADDTNIEFAVITLTNPQASDLLAIGSLPGGITGSYDSATQTVTLTGSATLANYQTAIRAVTFSNTSDNPSTTPRTVTVVVNDGETNSNTATTTINVTAVNDPPVLDLDANDSSTAT